In Salmo salar chromosome ssa03, Ssal_v3.1, whole genome shotgun sequence, a single genomic region encodes these proteins:
- the LOC106599189 gene encoding glutamate-rich protein 6 isoform X2, with translation MEAEFAGAQSQGWHMDGDGDVTTLPSEGEEQVRDTETDDESSRLEQEPNEVVLLMDDHGLQDEYVQSLDCPPTPTSGFLGVLRYKRESQDQAPNPRNILPEPLRDSPVMCEYCGEKARPPLGPTFAEDPEIFCCAQYQQLCDMLAHERWLALQRPDQEDDATLPPNNQPTREEEELQAQAQDREEHRKQERERERLYQDTQSTLRSADAYTPFSRTISYQLSTCIAKEGQWTVTQHPGIEEDLEKENRDPLYDHESFEFGISPHQDGAQFLEKYYACGSKFLTVFPDGSAQVFYPSGFLALVIISDGRERVCIVHDDHSLGQPIRALFQSDGRATCYHGNGNVWLSLDASGGQCLNDAGARIRRWSWRGHSQTPTPLRPVFLSLNRSLGVRVLGQENMFVSFLSAGQQAKFSVGACLQPVARGMIRAPGPSISKEEFILLAGRIRVHQVIRHLHHCLRCPSNPRPLRAGLAPCLLSLAKRLLDLSCSLQLEESERAFVHRCLQDCL, from the exons ATGGAGGCTGAATTTGCAGGTGCCCAAAGTCAAGGCTGGCATATGGACGGTGATGGTGATGTCACTACTCTGCCCAGTGAGGGAGAGGAGCAAGtgcgagacacagagacag ATGATGAGTCTTCTAGGTTAGAGCAGGAACCCAATGAAGTTGTTTTGCTCATGGATGACCAT GGGCTGCAAGATGAATATGTACAATCTTTAGATTGTCCACCAACTCCCACTTCTGGTTTTCTGGGAGTTCTGAGATATAAGAGGGAGTCCCAGGACCAAGCACCAAACCCAAGGAACATCCTCCCAGAG CCTCTCAGGGACTCTCCAGTGATGTGTGAGTACTGTGGAGAGAAAGCAAGGCCTCCACTTGGACCAACATTTGCAGAGgaccctgag atcttctGCTGTGCCCAGTACCAGCAGCTGTGTGACATGCTGGCCCATGAAAGGTGGCTTGCCCTGCAGAGACCTGATCAGGAGGATGACGCAACACTCCCACCTAACAATCAACCaaccagagaggaggaggagctgcaGGCCCAGGCCCAGGACAGAGAGGAGCACAG AAAGcaggagcgagagcgagagcgactcTACCAGGACACACAGTCAACCCTCCGATCTGCAGATGCCT ACACACCCTTCTCTAGGACCATCAGCTACCAGCTGTCCACCTGTATAGCCAAAGAGGGACAGTGGACTGTTACACAACATCCTGGGATTGAGGAGGACCTGGAAAAAGAAAATAGAGACCCCCTTTATGACCATGAGTCATTTGAGTTTGGCATTTCTCCGCATCAG GATGGGGCACAATTTCTGGAGAAGTATTATGCCTGTGGGAGCAAGTTTCTCACAGTCTTCCCAGATGGTTCTGCCCAGGTTTT CTATCCCTCTGGCTTCTTGGCCCTGGTCATAATCTCTGATGGAAGAGAAAGGGTATGCATTGTACACGATGACCACTCCCTTGGGCAGCCAATCAGGGCCCTGTTCCAATCTGATGGCAGGGCCACATGTTACCATGGCAACGGTAATGTCTG GCTGAGCTTGGACGCGTCAGGAGGTCAGTGTCTGAATGATGCGGGGGCCAGGATCAGAAGGTGGAGTTGGAGAGGCCACAGCCAGACGCCCACCCCCCTGCGGCCGGTCTTCCTGTCTTTAAACCGCAGCCTGGGGGTGAGGGTCCTGGGACAGGAAAACATGTTTGTGTCCTTCCTTTCTGCTGGCCAACAGGCCAAGTTCAGTGTGGGGGCCTGTTTGCAG CCAGTGGCTCGGGGGATGATTCGGGCTCCAGGTCCATCCATATCCAAGGAGGAGTTTATTCTGTTGGCTGGACGGATAAGGGTCCATCAGGTCATTAGGCATCTCCACCACTGCCTGCGCTGCCCCTCCAACCCAAGGCCTCTGAGGGCTGGACTAGCCCCCTGCCTCCTCTCTTTGGCCAAAAGGTTACTGGACTTGAGTTGCTCTCTTCAGCTTGAGGAGAGTGAGAGGGCCTTTGTCCACAGGTGTCTCCAGGATTGCCTGTGA
- the LOC106599189 gene encoding glutamate-rich protein 6 isoform X3, with protein sequence MLSEQAQHCGAQSQGWHMDGDGDVTTLPSEGEEQVRDTETDDESSRLEQEPNEVVLLMDDHGLQDEYVQSLDCPPTPTSGFLGVLRYKRESQDQAPNPRNILPEPLRDSPVMCEYCGEKARPPLGPTFAEDPEYQQLCDMLAHERWLALQRPDQEDDATLPPNNQPTREEEELQAQAQDREEHRKQERERERLYQDTQSTLRSADAYTPFSRTISYQLSTCIAKEGQWTVTQHPGIEEDLEKENRDPLYDHESFEFGISPHQDGAQFLEKYYACGSKFLTVFPDGSAQVFYPSGFLALVIISDGRERVCIVHDDHSLGQPIRALFQSDGRATCYHGNGNVWLSLDASGGQCLNDAGARIRRWSWRGHSQTPTPLRPVFLSLNRSLGVRVLGQENMFVSFLSAGQQAKFSVGACLQPVARGMIRAPGPSISKEEFILLAGRIRVHQVIRHLHHCLRCPSNPRPLRAGLAPCLLSLAKRLLDLSCSLQLEESERAFVHRCLQDCL encoded by the exons ATGCTGTCTGAACAAGCACAACACTGCG GTGCCCAAAGTCAAGGCTGGCATATGGACGGTGATGGTGATGTCACTACTCTGCCCAGTGAGGGAGAGGAGCAAGtgcgagacacagagacag ATGATGAGTCTTCTAGGTTAGAGCAGGAACCCAATGAAGTTGTTTTGCTCATGGATGACCAT GGGCTGCAAGATGAATATGTACAATCTTTAGATTGTCCACCAACTCCCACTTCTGGTTTTCTGGGAGTTCTGAGATATAAGAGGGAGTCCCAGGACCAAGCACCAAACCCAAGGAACATCCTCCCAGAG CCTCTCAGGGACTCTCCAGTGATGTGTGAGTACTGTGGAGAGAAAGCAAGGCCTCCACTTGGACCAACATTTGCAGAGgaccctgag TACCAGCAGCTGTGTGACATGCTGGCCCATGAAAGGTGGCTTGCCCTGCAGAGACCTGATCAGGAGGATGACGCAACACTCCCACCTAACAATCAACCaaccagagaggaggaggagctgcaGGCCCAGGCCCAGGACAGAGAGGAGCACAG AAAGcaggagcgagagcgagagcgactcTACCAGGACACACAGTCAACCCTCCGATCTGCAGATGCCT ACACACCCTTCTCTAGGACCATCAGCTACCAGCTGTCCACCTGTATAGCCAAAGAGGGACAGTGGACTGTTACACAACATCCTGGGATTGAGGAGGACCTGGAAAAAGAAAATAGAGACCCCCTTTATGACCATGAGTCATTTGAGTTTGGCATTTCTCCGCATCAG GATGGGGCACAATTTCTGGAGAAGTATTATGCCTGTGGGAGCAAGTTTCTCACAGTCTTCCCAGATGGTTCTGCCCAGGTTTT CTATCCCTCTGGCTTCTTGGCCCTGGTCATAATCTCTGATGGAAGAGAAAGGGTATGCATTGTACACGATGACCACTCCCTTGGGCAGCCAATCAGGGCCCTGTTCCAATCTGATGGCAGGGCCACATGTTACCATGGCAACGGTAATGTCTG GCTGAGCTTGGACGCGTCAGGAGGTCAGTGTCTGAATGATGCGGGGGCCAGGATCAGAAGGTGGAGTTGGAGAGGCCACAGCCAGACGCCCACCCCCCTGCGGCCGGTCTTCCTGTCTTTAAACCGCAGCCTGGGGGTGAGGGTCCTGGGACAGGAAAACATGTTTGTGTCCTTCCTTTCTGCTGGCCAACAGGCCAAGTTCAGTGTGGGGGCCTGTTTGCAG CCAGTGGCTCGGGGGATGATTCGGGCTCCAGGTCCATCCATATCCAAGGAGGAGTTTATTCTGTTGGCTGGACGGATAAGGGTCCATCAGGTCATTAGGCATCTCCACCACTGCCTGCGCTGCCCCTCCAACCCAAGGCCTCTGAGGGCTGGACTAGCCCCCTGCCTCCTCTCTTTGGCCAAAAGGTTACTGGACTTGAGTTGCTCTCTTCAGCTTGAGGAGAGTGAGAGGGCCTTTGTCCACAGGTGTCTCCAGGATTGCCTGTGA
- the LOC106599189 gene encoding glutamate-rich protein 6 isoform X1: MLSEQAQHCGAQSQGWHMDGDGDVTTLPSEGEEQVRDTETDDESSRLEQEPNEVVLLMDDHGLQDEYVQSLDCPPTPTSGFLGVLRYKRESQDQAPNPRNILPEPLRDSPVMCEYCGEKARPPLGPTFAEDPEIFCCAQYQQLCDMLAHERWLALQRPDQEDDATLPPNNQPTREEEELQAQAQDREEHRKQERERERLYQDTQSTLRSADAYTPFSRTISYQLSTCIAKEGQWTVTQHPGIEEDLEKENRDPLYDHESFEFGISPHQDGAQFLEKYYACGSKFLTVFPDGSAQVFYPSGFLALVIISDGRERVCIVHDDHSLGQPIRALFQSDGRATCYHGNGNVWLSLDASGGQCLNDAGARIRRWSWRGHSQTPTPLRPVFLSLNRSLGVRVLGQENMFVSFLSAGQQAKFSVGACLQPVARGMIRAPGPSISKEEFILLAGRIRVHQVIRHLHHCLRCPSNPRPLRAGLAPCLLSLAKRLLDLSCSLQLEESERAFVHRCLQDCL, translated from the exons ATGCTGTCTGAACAAGCACAACACTGCG GTGCCCAAAGTCAAGGCTGGCATATGGACGGTGATGGTGATGTCACTACTCTGCCCAGTGAGGGAGAGGAGCAAGtgcgagacacagagacag ATGATGAGTCTTCTAGGTTAGAGCAGGAACCCAATGAAGTTGTTTTGCTCATGGATGACCAT GGGCTGCAAGATGAATATGTACAATCTTTAGATTGTCCACCAACTCCCACTTCTGGTTTTCTGGGAGTTCTGAGATATAAGAGGGAGTCCCAGGACCAAGCACCAAACCCAAGGAACATCCTCCCAGAG CCTCTCAGGGACTCTCCAGTGATGTGTGAGTACTGTGGAGAGAAAGCAAGGCCTCCACTTGGACCAACATTTGCAGAGgaccctgag atcttctGCTGTGCCCAGTACCAGCAGCTGTGTGACATGCTGGCCCATGAAAGGTGGCTTGCCCTGCAGAGACCTGATCAGGAGGATGACGCAACACTCCCACCTAACAATCAACCaaccagagaggaggaggagctgcaGGCCCAGGCCCAGGACAGAGAGGAGCACAG AAAGcaggagcgagagcgagagcgactcTACCAGGACACACAGTCAACCCTCCGATCTGCAGATGCCT ACACACCCTTCTCTAGGACCATCAGCTACCAGCTGTCCACCTGTATAGCCAAAGAGGGACAGTGGACTGTTACACAACATCCTGGGATTGAGGAGGACCTGGAAAAAGAAAATAGAGACCCCCTTTATGACCATGAGTCATTTGAGTTTGGCATTTCTCCGCATCAG GATGGGGCACAATTTCTGGAGAAGTATTATGCCTGTGGGAGCAAGTTTCTCACAGTCTTCCCAGATGGTTCTGCCCAGGTTTT CTATCCCTCTGGCTTCTTGGCCCTGGTCATAATCTCTGATGGAAGAGAAAGGGTATGCATTGTACACGATGACCACTCCCTTGGGCAGCCAATCAGGGCCCTGTTCCAATCTGATGGCAGGGCCACATGTTACCATGGCAACGGTAATGTCTG GCTGAGCTTGGACGCGTCAGGAGGTCAGTGTCTGAATGATGCGGGGGCCAGGATCAGAAGGTGGAGTTGGAGAGGCCACAGCCAGACGCCCACCCCCCTGCGGCCGGTCTTCCTGTCTTTAAACCGCAGCCTGGGGGTGAGGGTCCTGGGACAGGAAAACATGTTTGTGTCCTTCCTTTCTGCTGGCCAACAGGCCAAGTTCAGTGTGGGGGCCTGTTTGCAG CCAGTGGCTCGGGGGATGATTCGGGCTCCAGGTCCATCCATATCCAAGGAGGAGTTTATTCTGTTGGCTGGACGGATAAGGGTCCATCAGGTCATTAGGCATCTCCACCACTGCCTGCGCTGCCCCTCCAACCCAAGGCCTCTGAGGGCTGGACTAGCCCCCTGCCTCCTCTCTTTGGCCAAAAGGTTACTGGACTTGAGTTGCTCTCTTCAGCTTGAGGAGAGTGAGAGGGCCTTTGTCCACAGGTGTCTCCAGGATTGCCTGTGA
- the LOC106599071 gene encoding zinc-alpha-2-glycoprotein, translating to MTNPIRYAFIGLLLCSFISQSDVGPTVQHVLEYMYTRFNSSHYEVAGLLDGELVDFYSSALKSPVPKKSWNEENTSFGYNDWQKSLSARQDVNTYFLSSAVDLKRHFVKHPLGGDIVQMKLGCAVDITITESKKTEKEVGFAEFAYDGNTVLRLSDNSSMWIPKDEYAQDIHDIVHKWNTQSMKDHLTNFVNVDCPVALDRFRLLERTNSSAPKVYTVPSGSLKPGLINLTCLITGSYPKSSPIEMNLFRDNILLTEMEGVHSSGVRPNEDHTYQLRKTVRLDTSESVVYRCDVNHKSFPKPRNYTWEVKKQEEGSNLLPYIGGVVIFVCLLAGVLFFKNRWRFEPNRYLAAPNPEENAALGAQDGGSLIDQGGDATSVDLSSEREVLTNAPDAEDENDEAYGSRGSSDSDLSQIQRT from the exons ATGACGAACCCTATCCGATATGCATTTATTGGACTGCTTCTTTGTTCGTTTATTTCGCAAAGTGATGTAGGACCTACAG TCCAACATGTACTTGAGTACATGTACACACGCTTCAATTCCTCCCACTATGAAGTTGCTGGGTTGTTGGATGGAGAACTGGTGGACTTCTACAGCAGTGCCCTCAAGTCCCCTGTACCTAAAAAAAGCTGGAATGAAGAAAATACAAGCTTTGGATATAATGACTGGCAAAAAAGTCTTTCAGCTCGACAGGACGTTAATACCTATTTTTTATCCAGTGCTGTAGACCTGAAGAGGCACTTTGTAAAACATCCCTTAG GTGGTGATATTGTGCAGATGAAACTTGGTTGTGCTGTGGATATAACCATCACTGAAAGCAAAAAAACGGAGAAAGAAGTTGGCTTTGCTGAGTTTGCCTATGATGGGAACACAGTGCTGCGCCTCAGTGATAACTCAAGTATGTGGATTCCAAAAGATGAATATGCTCAGGATATTCACGATATTGTACACAAATGGAACACTCAAAGCATGAAAGACCACTTGACCAACTTTGTGAATGTGGACTGTCCAGTGGCACTTGATCGTTTCCGATTATTAGAGCGCACAAACTCAT CTGCTCCAAAGGTCTACACTGTCCCTAGTGGCTCTTTAAAACCTGGGTTGATCAACCTGACTTGTTTAATTACCGGATCCTATCCGAAGTCGTCACCCATTGAGATGAACCTGTTTAGGGACAACATCCTCCTCACAGAGATGGAGGGTGTCCATTCATCAGGAGTCAGACCTAACGAAGACCACACCTACCAGCTGAGGAAGACGGTGAGGCTGGACACCTCCGAGTCTGTCGTTTATCGATGTGATGTCAATCATAAAAGCTTCCCTAAACCGCGGAATTACACTTGGG AGGTGAAAAAACAAGAGGAGGGATCAAATCTTCTACCTTATATTGGAGGTGTAGTCATATTTGTATGCCTACTGGCTGGtgtactgtttttcaaaaacagatGGAGATTTGAGCCTAATAGATATTTGGCTG CTCCTAATCCTGAAGAGAATGCTGCCCTGGGAGCTCAAGATGGAGGGAGTTTGATTG ATCAAGGAGGTGATGCCACTTCTG TCGATCTGTCCTCTGAGAGAGAAGTTCTTACAAATGCCCCCGATGCTGAAGATGAAAACG ATGAAGCCTATGGAAGTCGTGGAAGCTCTG ATTCAGACCTGTCACAGATTCAAAGAACCTAA